Proteins encoded in a region of the Bactrocera tryoni isolate S06 chromosome 4, CSIRO_BtryS06_freeze2, whole genome shotgun sequence genome:
- the LOC120774837 gene encoding protein HIRA homolog produces MKLLKPSWVHHDDKPIFSVDVHQECLKFATGGQGLDSGRVVIWNLLPVLSEKIEQDESVPKMLCQLDNHLACVNCVRWSPNGQMLASGSDDKLVMIWKMSKGPSGVFGSGGLQKNAESWKCAATLRAHSGDVLDLAWSPNERWLASCSIDNTIIIWDVQSFPNMVTTLRGHSGLVKGVAWDPLGKFLASQSDDRSVKMWKTCDWSCSSTITEPFKGCGGTTHILRLSWSPDGLYLVSAHAMNGGGPTARIIEREGWKCDKDFVGHRKAVTCVRFHDSVLTRQASNADRKLQYCCMAMGSRDRSLSVWMTALNRPLVVIHDLFSDSILDLSWGPAKCILMACSGDGTVACLQFSESELGTPVSDEEKNSLFQKTYGKSVTIENGSTGTADILIENPELLRDAHEKPKAPTLPTANPTSNNAITSQPTVPIGTSNGLIDSSAPALCVSGSEETTTNFNALRKQTETRTADGKRRITPVFVALSQDVPESKSEQDTPSKSWNTINSLTTPAEVASSEMNPSQMGAFAKPMITEAQEICLDARLIKTTLSAAKLQPLKAENSSVKTFPLIVTTKPSANSSTGPSAVTTNPLLTGVKPYQASTTGPKLIINLNTKCEFQKTALDHRVHVHNGYLSAGSGLLAKVTGYNIVRPTQIEKLWEILVGSPIVNLNFCHKYAMLCSLDGTLRLVDMDTGKAKLPVISLSTAAVQCAFCPSGRLVGVVTDCGILRIWHIEERRIFLAVTCHEIGGKLGTVVQFVITEDGVPMILFSNGNAYSYSEQLQSWLVLSTKDPLIRHGLQTTIPKDFQKNYFSYPLISTQAATNTFASKSTSVDMNINDWQSSAKISFIENQIMLSEAINSSHELIFWYNMYAYQLAISGTEQNLRLLLDDLLGPSPLNVTHEHKILSVPKHQLLANVLDVLKTHIKWQRLYMEYNELFQFCSKTRTVVASMDTDAVMATPQINAETESCASKPEKNSASI; encoded by the exons ATGAAACTACTGAAACCAAGCTGGGTACATCATGACG ATAAACCAATATTCTCCGTCGATGTACACCAGGAATGCCTCAAATTTGCCACTGGTGGCCAAGGACTGGATTCAGGGCGTGTCGTGATATGGAATTTACTGCCGGTATTATCAGAAAAGATTGAGCAGGATGAAAGCGTACCAAAGATGCTTTGCCAATTGGACAATCATTTGGCTTGCGTAAATTGCGTACGTTGGTCACCAAATGGGCAAATGCTAGCGTCTGGTTCAGATGACAAATTAGTTATGATTTGGAAAATGTCCAAG GGACCCAGTGGAGTGTTTGGTAGTGGTGGTCTTCAAAAAAATGCGGAATCATGGAAATGTGCAGCAACTCTCCGCGCACATTCAGGCGATGTTCTAGACTTGGCGTGGTCACCAAATGAACGATGGTTAGCCAGTTGTAGTATTGACAACACCATTATAATCTGGGATGTACAGTCATTTCCCAATATGGTTACTACGTTACGTGGACATTCTGGTTTGGTGAAAGGGGTTGCTTGGGACCCACTAGGCAAATTTTTGGCATCACAAAGTGATGATCGCAGTGTTAAAATGTGGAAGACATGTGATTGGAGTTGCAGTAGCACCATCACGGAACCATTTAAAGGTTGTGGTGGTACGACTCACATACTACGACTATCTTGGTCGCCAGACGGTTTATATTTGGTGTCGGCACATGCTATGAACGGAGGTGGTCCTACAGCACGCATTATTGAACGCGAAGGATGGAAATGCGACAAGGATTTTGTAGGGCACAGAAAAGCCGTAACATGTGTTCGGTTTCATGATTCGGTTTTAACACGACAAGCGTCCAACGCAGACCGAAAACTACAGTACTGTTGCATGGCGATGGGATCAAGAGATCGTTCGCTGTCAGTATGGATGACAGCTCTTAATCGTCCTTTAGTAGTTATACATGATTTATTTAGCGACAGTATTTTAGATCTTTCTTGGGGCCCAGCCAAGTGCATTCTCATGGCATGTAGCGGAGATGGAACAGTTGCTTGCTTACAATTTTCTGAAAGTGAGTTAGGCACACCAGTCTCAGACGAAGAAAAG AATTCATTGTTCCAAAAAACATATGGCAAAAGCGTAACTATTGAGAATGGATCCACAGGTACAGCAGACATACTCATTGAAAATCCAGAACTTCTCAGGGATGCGCACGAAAAGCCTAAAGCTCCTACACTGCCTACAGCAAACCCCACCAGCAATAATGCTATCACATCTCAACCAACAGTGCCAATTGGAACTTCAAACGGACTTATTGATTCATCTGCTCCTGCTTTATGTGTAAGCGGAAGCGAAGAAACAACGACTAACTTTAATGCACTTAGAAAACAAACAGAAACACGAACTGCAGACGGCAAACGTCGTATTACTCCAGTATTTGTAGCACTGAGTCAAGATGTCCC TGAATCAAAAAGCGAACAAGACACTCCTTCGAAATCTTGGAATACGATCAATTCATTAACAACACCAGCTGAGGTAGCATCAAGCGAAATGAATCCATCCCAAATGGGCGCGTTTGCGAAGCCTATGATAACCGAAGCACaagaaat ATGCTTGGATGCGAGGCTTATTAAAACTACTTTATCGGCTGCCAAATTGCAGCCACTGAAGGCCGAAAATAGTTCAGTAAAGACTTTTCCGCTCATTGTTACTACAAAGCCATCTGCAAACTCGAGTACTGGTCCATCAGCTGTAACAACTAATCCATTACTCACAGGAGTTAAACCATATCAAGCCTCCACAACTGGTCCCAAATTGATTATAAACCTAAACACAAaatgtgaatttcaaaaaactgCCTTAGACCACAGAGTTCATGTTCACAATGGGTACCTAAGTGCTGGCAGTGGCCTACTAGCCAAAGTTACTGGTTACAATATAGTCAGACCAACACAAATAGAGAAACTTTGGGAAATTTTAGTAG GTTCCCCAATTGTCAATTTGAATTTCTGCCATAAATACGCTATGTTATGTAGTTTGGATGGAACATTACGCTTAGTTGATATGGACACAGGCAAAGCAAAACTTCCGGTCATAAGTTTAAGCACAGCGGCGGTGCAGTGTGCCTTT TGTCCCAGTGGTCGCTTAGTTGGTGTTGTGACAGATTGCGGCATTTTGAGAATTTGGCACATTGAGGAACGACGAATTTTTTTAGCGGTGACCTGCCATGAAATCGGAGGAAAACTCGGTACCGTTGTACAATTTGTAATCACGGAGGACGGGGTGCCaatgattttattttccaatGGCAATGCTTATTCTTATTCCGAGCAGTTGCAATCTTGGCTTGTACTTAGCACTAAGGATCCTTTAATCAGACATGGACTACAAACAACGATCCCtaaggattttcaaaaaaattacttttcgtATCCACTCATCTCGACTCAAGCTGCAACCAACACATTTGCTTCTAAGAGCACTTCCGTAGACAT GAATATAAATGACTGGCAATCTAGTGCGAAAATAAGCTTCATAGAGAACCAGATTATGTTATCGGAAGCCATCAACTCTTCTCACGAATTGATATTCTGGTATAATATGTACGCATATCAGCTGGCAATAAGTGGAACGGAGCAAAATTTACGATTACTACTTGATGATTTGCTGGGTCCGTCGCCACTAAACGTTACACACGAACACAAAATACTG tctGTGCCAAAGCACCAACTGCTGGCAAATGTACTGGATGTACTTAAAACGCACATAAAGTGGCAACGCTTATACATGGAATACAATGAGCTGTTCCAGTTTTGTTCCAAGACGAGAACTGTTGTCGCTAGTATGGATACCGATGCCGTTATGGCAACACCACAAATAAATGCAGAGACGGAATCATGTGCTTCGAAGCCAGAGAAGAATAGTGCTTCGATATAG
- the LOC120776054 gene encoding uncharacterized protein LOC120776054 isoform X1: protein MQTLKRERKRYQKDTAPADDIITLIHLVRQNPALYNYKLEPNQRRRIDVLNGWAEIAAKIGNRYTVEECRRKWKNLRDTYHQYRLRKPKPGDGLSKWRYAKELEFLSSIYQPKLKSQRHQNYMIDTQRSDLHDLGGPTVATRLKEDHNDGGIVHHSNPAITLVNDDEAFILTTYEESVTDDVTTIDHGGHDDPSISSHMELTHDDDDVEDVQEIVKNEHGSSLDDATGTEVHYEEVCMYEEAGNGPSVDCETIIGSGGVVRSSSTDSKNFASTHHHHHTHSTADSFTYSMNDFCIESIPHLPSTSGGGGESGSGSSSSSVIGGSKLKNLTTSTIVTTPVVVSSSSNNPNVVQQQTANSSILQLQSPTSMMYNGQSREELDLFFAFLKQKMQRFSKEEITLMQVEFLNCVQKHEAERKYNGGGSGDATILHQ from the exons ATGCAAACTCTTA AACGTGAGCGTAAACGATATCAAAAGGATACGGCACCCGCAGATGATATAATAACATTAATACATTTGGTACGCCAGAATCCTGCgctatataattataaattagagCCTAATCAAAGACGGCGGATTGATGTGTTAAATGGTTGGGCCGAAATAGCGGCGAAAATTGGTA ACAGATATACTGTAGAGGAGTGTCGACGTAAGTGGAAAAATTTAAGAGACACTTATCACCAATACCGACTTCGTAAACCAAAACCTGGCGATGGCTTATCAAAATGGCGTTATGCCAAAGAATTAGAATTCTTATCGAGTATATATCAGccaaaattaaaatcacaaCGCCATCAGAATTACATGATAGACACACAACGTTCGGACCTTCATGACCTTGGTGGACCCACCGTAGCAACTCGATTAAAAGAAGATCATAACGATGGCGGAATTGTGCACCATTCAAATCCGGCCATAACTCTAGTGAACGACGATGAGGCATTCATACTTACCACTTACGAAGAGAGTGTCACAGATGACGTTACAACTATTGATCATGGTGGTCATGATGACCCAAGTATATCTTCTCATATGGAGCTGACacacgatgatgatgatgtcgAAGATGTacaagaaattgttaaaaacgaACACGGTTCGTCATTGGACGATGCAACTGGCACCGAAGTTCATTACGAGGAGGTGTGCATGTATGAAGAGGCAGGGAACGGACCTAGTGTAGATTGCGAGACCATTATTGGCTCAGGGGGAGTAGTGCGCAGCTCGTCGAcagattcaaaaaattttgc AAGTACACACCATCATCATCACACGCACTCTACTGCTGATTCATTCACCTACTCTATGAATGACTTTTGCATCGAGTCAATACCCCATTTACCTAGTACAAGTGGTGGAGGTGGTGAAAGTGGTAGCGGCAGCAGTAGTAGTAGTGTAATTGGTGGATCGAAATTAAAGAATTTGACCACTTCAACAATTGTAACAACTCCCGTTGTAGTGAGCAGTAGTTCTAATAACCCTAATGTGGTGCAACAACAAACGGCAAATTCGTCCATTCTACAGTTACAGTCTCCAACATCTATGATGTATAATGGACAATCGCGCGAGGAGTTGGATTTATTTTTCGCTTTCCTCAAACAGAAGATGCAACGTTTTTCAAAGGAGGAAATAACTTTGATGCAAGTCGAATTTCTGAATTGTGTTCAGAAACATGAAGCTGAACGCAAATATAACGGAGGTGGTAGCGGAGATGCAACAATATTACATCAATAA
- the LOC120776054 gene encoding uncharacterized protein LOC120776054 isoform X2 — translation MQTLKRERKRYQKDTAPADDIITLIHLVRQNPALYNYKLEPNQRRRIDVLNGWAEIAAKIGNRYTVEECRRKWKNLRDTYHQYRLRKPKPGDGLSKWRYAKELEFLSSIYQPKLKSQRHQNYMIDTQRSDLHDLGGPTVATRLKEDHNDGGIVHHSNPAITLVNDDEAFILTTYEESVTDDVTTIDHGGHDDPSISSHMELTHDDDDVEDVQEIVKNEHGSSLDDATGTEVHYEEVCMYEEAGNGPSVDCETIIGSGGVVRSSSTDSKNFATHHHHHTHSTADSFTYSMNDFCIESIPHLPSTSGGGGESGSGSSSSSVIGGSKLKNLTTSTIVTTPVVVSSSSNNPNVVQQQTANSSILQLQSPTSMMYNGQSREELDLFFAFLKQKMQRFSKEEITLMQVEFLNCVQKHEAERKYNGGGSGDATILHQ, via the exons ATGCAAACTCTTA AACGTGAGCGTAAACGATATCAAAAGGATACGGCACCCGCAGATGATATAATAACATTAATACATTTGGTACGCCAGAATCCTGCgctatataattataaattagagCCTAATCAAAGACGGCGGATTGATGTGTTAAATGGTTGGGCCGAAATAGCGGCGAAAATTGGTA ACAGATATACTGTAGAGGAGTGTCGACGTAAGTGGAAAAATTTAAGAGACACTTATCACCAATACCGACTTCGTAAACCAAAACCTGGCGATGGCTTATCAAAATGGCGTTATGCCAAAGAATTAGAATTCTTATCGAGTATATATCAGccaaaattaaaatcacaaCGCCATCAGAATTACATGATAGACACACAACGTTCGGACCTTCATGACCTTGGTGGACCCACCGTAGCAACTCGATTAAAAGAAGATCATAACGATGGCGGAATTGTGCACCATTCAAATCCGGCCATAACTCTAGTGAACGACGATGAGGCATTCATACTTACCACTTACGAAGAGAGTGTCACAGATGACGTTACAACTATTGATCATGGTGGTCATGATGACCCAAGTATATCTTCTCATATGGAGCTGACacacgatgatgatgatgtcgAAGATGTacaagaaattgttaaaaacgaACACGGTTCGTCATTGGACGATGCAACTGGCACCGAAGTTCATTACGAGGAGGTGTGCATGTATGAAGAGGCAGGGAACGGACCTAGTGTAGATTGCGAGACCATTATTGGCTCAGGGGGAGTAGTGCGCAGCTCGTCGAcagattcaaaaaattttgc TACACACCATCATCATCACACGCACTCTACTGCTGATTCATTCACCTACTCTATGAATGACTTTTGCATCGAGTCAATACCCCATTTACCTAGTACAAGTGGTGGAGGTGGTGAAAGTGGTAGCGGCAGCAGTAGTAGTAGTGTAATTGGTGGATCGAAATTAAAGAATTTGACCACTTCAACAATTGTAACAACTCCCGTTGTAGTGAGCAGTAGTTCTAATAACCCTAATGTGGTGCAACAACAAACGGCAAATTCGTCCATTCTACAGTTACAGTCTCCAACATCTATGATGTATAATGGACAATCGCGCGAGGAGTTGGATTTATTTTTCGCTTTCCTCAAACAGAAGATGCAACGTTTTTCAAAGGAGGAAATAACTTTGATGCAAGTCGAATTTCTGAATTGTGTTCAGAAACATGAAGCTGAACGCAAATATAACGGAGGTGGTAGCGGAGATGCAACAATATTACATCAATAA
- the LOC120774834 gene encoding negative elongation factor B, whose translation MSVPPKFAGTGLEEVNIPGQAYLREALTSCTDPLKAIESFQLENGVLLPSLRPMLPLLDLHGVRRLDFHTSLMEELREKLIAHINELGQKDPRERDKKLRELLIKSFPVVRVKALRPVVMAILRNTQHIDDKYLRILVRDRELYSDTDTEVKRQIWRDNQSLFGDEVSPLLSQYIREKEHVLFDHTNLNNLFFHPSPKVRRQGEVVQKLANMIGQSVKLYDMVLQFLRTLFLRTRNVHYCTLRAELLMALHDLEVQEIISVDPCHKFTWCLDACIREKNVDIKRSRELQGFLDNIKRGQEQVLGDLSMTLCDPYAINFLATSAIKILQHLINNEGLPRDNTILILLLRMLALGLSAWVMIDSQDFKEPKLDCQVVTKFLPALMSLMVDDQCRSLHSKLPPDERESALCTIEHSGPAPDAVEAYIQESSVASILAMYYTLHTARVKDRVGVLRALAILSACKDDRAYEDPFLHSLIALLIPMAEEFSAEDFCTTLFDEFLFVGLTRDNVTRHMLKLLWYVHNKLPPGRLATLMKAIQPTTGHNETVHKLYETLQERIGTTIHEGPIPEQQEVDFDSPLKSVPTPGPAYMQ comes from the exons atgtcAGTACCACCGAAGTTTGCTGGCACCGGACTAGAGGAAGTGAATATTCCAGGGCAAGCATATTTAAGAGAAGCCCTCACATCGTGTACCGATCCCTTGAAGGCGATTGAAAGCTTTCAG CTGGAAAATGGTGTACTATTGCCGTCTTTGCGTCCAATGCTGCCATTGCTTGACCTACATGGAGTTCGCCGTTTGGACTTCCACACATCCCTAATGGAG GAGCTGCGAGAAAAACTAATTGCTCATATTAATGAATTGGGACAAAAGGATCCACGTGAACGCGATAAAAAATTGAGAGAATTGTTGATTAAAAGTTTTCCCGTTGTGCGAGTTAAGGCGCTCCGGCCTGTAGTAATGGCAATTTTACGTAATACCCAACATATTGATGACAAGTATTTGCGAATACTGGTACGGGATCGCGAACTTTATTCGGATACGGATACAGAAGTAAAACGGCAAATTTGGCGTGATAACCAATCGCTGTTTGGTGATGAAGTTTCACCACTTCTGTCACAATATATTCGTGAAAAGGAGCATGTATTATTTGATCACACCAATTTGAACAATCTATTCTTTCATCCCTCGCCTAAGGTTCGTCGACAGGGGGAAGTAGTGCAAAAGTTGGCGAACATGATTGGACAAAGTGTCAAACTGTACGACATGGTGTTGCAGTTTTTACGAACACTTTTTTTGCGTACCCGTAACGTTCACTATTGTACTCTTCGTGCTGAATTATTGATGGCACTGCATGACTTAGAGGTACAAGAAATTATATCAGTAGATCCCTGCCATAAATTTACTTGGTGTTTGGATGCCTGCATTCGGGAGAAAAATGTGGACATAAAAAGGTCTCGTGAGCTGCAAGGTTTCCTAGATAACATAAAACGTGGTCAAGAGCAGGTTTTAGGTGATTTGTCCATGACTTTATGCGATCCATACGCCATAAATTTTCTGGCAACATcggcaataaaaattttacagcatTTAATCAACAACGAAGGACTACCTCGAGATAATACCATTCTCATTTTACTATTGCGTATGCTCGCTTTGGGATTGAGTGCATGGGTAATGATCGATTCGCAAGATTTTAAAGAACCAAAGCTCGACTGCCAGGTTGTAACAAAGTTTCTGCCGGCGCTAATGTCTCTCATGGTAGATGATCAATGTCGCAGTTTGCACTCGAAACTACCTCCAGATGAACGTGAATCAGCACTTTGTACAATTGAACATTCAGGCCCAGCGCCAGATGCAGTTGAAGCCTATATACAAGAAAGCTCCGTAGCTAGTATATTGGCTATGTATTATACCTTGCACACGGCACGAGTAAAAGACCGAGTTGGCGTTTTACGAGCATTAGCTATATTATCTGCATGTAAAGACGATCGAGCATACGAGGATCCCTTTTTACATTCACTG ATCGCTTTACTAATTCCAATGGCTGAAGAATTTTCTGCTGAAGATTTCTGCACAACACTTTTTGATGAGTTTCTTTTCGTTGGATTAACTCGTGATAATGTTACACGACACATGTTAAAACTTTTGTGGTATGTGCACAATAAATTACCTCCAGGAAGATTGGCTACACTCATGAAAGCTATACAGCCTACAACAGGCCATAACGAAACAGTTCACAAATTGTATGAAACACTACAAGAACGAATTGGTACAACCATTCATGAAGGCCCAATTCCAGAGCAGCAAGAGGTGGATTTCGACTCGCCCTTAAAGAGTGTACCCACTCCAGGACCGGCTTATATGCAGtag
- the LOC120776052 gene encoding pyruvate dehydrogenase [acetyl-transferring]-phosphatase 1, mitochondrial encodes MLTLLLRNSVVCIRQSNCSNVGGAIRQFRITIRQESQLPNLSPYDINLILRENEYIQTFAEDDSIVRSYESNQLSSNKPCEDSRTEATFLHKNGFICGIFDGHGGPACSQVISKRLLRYVAAGAIDRGTLNEIITKDYNSQSFLRCHNDKADFVSEIKNIYENSFREYVQTISGQAAQDVAFDISNAFLRLDDDLSKEALKHTNMRTMSVAMSGAVACVAHIDQLNLHVASTGDCGAVLGIQCPETGQWQSKKLNNEHNADNLKEVQRILEEHPKEEHDTAIRNERLLGQLAPLRALGDFRYKWSNEIMDKYVVPTFGEHAVPPHYYTPPYLTALPEVQHHVLGPSDKFLVIASDGLWDFLTPSQVVGLVGEHLNSKKVLEPMKLPPGEVTLLDVSKLLAERKAGRARKPLDQNSATHLIRNALGGTDYGIEHSKIAYYLSLPQDVVRLYRDDITITVIYFNTEYITKLNENT; translated from the exons ATGCTAACACTCCTTCTTCGTAACAGTGTCGTCTGTATACGACAAAGCAACTGTTCCAATGTTGGAGGTGCGATACGTCAATTCCGAATTACAATCCGCCAAGAATCACAGCTGCCAAACCTTTCGCCGTACGAT ATCAACTTAATTTTGAGAGAAAACGAATACATCCAAACGTTTGCCGAAGATGACAGCATAGTACGTAGCTATGAATCCAATCAATTAAGTTCGAATAAACCTTGTGAAGATTCCCGAACCGAAGCcacatttttacacaaaaatg gTTTCATATGTGGAATATTTGACGGCCATGGTGGACCCGCCTGCTCTCAAGTTATTTCCAAACGCTTGCTGCGATATGTGGCGGCAGGGGCCATCGACAGAGGAACACTGAATGAAATAATAACCAAAGATTACAACAGTCAATCATTTTTAAGATGCCATAATGATAAG GCGGATTTCGTctccgaaataaaaaatatttacgaaaatagCTTCAGGGAATATGTGCAAACTATTTCTGGACAGGCAGCACAAGATGTCGCATTTGATATAAGCAACGCCTTTTTGCGTTTAGATGATGACTTATCAAAAGAAGCTTTAAAACACACAAATATGCGCACAATGTCGGTAGCAATGTCag GCGCTGTGGCTTGTGTAGCTCATATTGATCAGCTAAATTTGCATGTTGCCAGCACTGGTGATTGCGGCGCAGTCTTGGGTATACAATGTCCTGAAACCGGACAGTGgcaatctaaaaaattaaacaacgaGCACAACGCCGACAATCTTAAGGAAGTTCAACGCATCTTAGAAGAGCATCCCAAAGAGGAGCACGACACGGCCATACGTAATGAGCGTTTATTGGGTCAATTAGCACCTTTACGAGCACTAGGAGACTTCCGTTACAAATGGAGTAACGAAATAATGGATAAATATGTTGTACCTACTTTTGGGGAGCACGCGGTGCCACCACATTATTACACACCACCTTATCTAACGGCGCTGCCAGAAGTACAGCATCATGTACTAGGGCCCAGCGATAAATTTTTGGTTATAGCTAGCGATGGTTTGTGGGATTTTTTAACACCATCCCAAGTTGTAGGTCTCGTTGGcgaacatttaaattccaaaaaGGTACTGGAACCTATGAAGTTACCACCTGGCGAAGTCACATTGCTGGACGTATCCAAATTGTTGGCAGAACGAAA AGCTGGACGCGCAAGAAAACCACTGGATCAAAATTCCGCAACACATCTAATACGCAATGCTTTGGGGGGCACCGATTACGGCATTGAACATTCGAAAATTGCTTACTATCTTTCGTTGCCGCAAGATGTGGTGCGTTTGTATCGAGATGATATTACGATTACAGTGATCTATTTTAATACGGAATATATAACAAAACTCAATGAAAATACATAG